The genomic segment GCGGCGAGCGAACGAGCGCCGGCACGATCGAAAAAATTGCCTTGTAGTCGCGAAAGCGCGTGAAGAGCAGAACAAGGGCAATTGCCATCAAGCAAGCCGCGGCGGACTGCGGGAACAGCAGCGTTGCCGGCGGCAGCAGCAGGACAACCCGTTCGTCTGCCGTCAAGCTCCACTTATAGTAATATTTCTTTGCAAGGCTTGAGAGCATAAGGAATTGAGCAGGGCCGATACATAGATCACACGGAGTTTGTTGCGTTCGTAGTCGCCTTACGGAAACTTATGCTCACAAAAATGATCATATTGAAAGCATTTCCAAGGGCACTCAGCCATCTTCCGCCAATGCCTCCCGATGCAGCCGGGCTGACTCCTCATTGAAGCAGCAGAAGATGACCCGTGGCGGCGCCTTGGCATCTATCAGATAGCCGCGTACCGCGCCGACCGCCACCGTCGCTGCGTGCCGCGATGGAAACCGGTAAGCGCCGGTCGAGATAGCGGGAAAGGCGACCGAGGCGAGACCATTTTCCACTGCCAAGGAAAGGGAACTCCTGTAGCAGCTGGCTAGAAGATCATCCTCTTTGGAAGTGCCGCCGCGCCACACCGGGCCAACGGTGTGGATCACGTAGCGGGCTGGCAAGCGGTGGCCGGACGTCAGACGGGCCTCGCCGGTCGGACAGCCGCCAAGGCGGCGGCATTCCTCGGCAAGCCCAGGCCCGGCAGCGCGGTGAATGGCGCCATCCACGCCGCCGCCGCCAAGCAGACTCGTATTGGCGGCGTTGACGATCGCATCGACGGCGAGCTTGGTAATGTCGCCGGTCAGGACCTCAAGGACAAGCACGGGCGCGGCTCCCGCTGGCGCGTTGGAAGAGCCGCGATTATAGCGAATTAGGGGTGGGAAAGGGCGGCGATATCGGCCGCCCCTCCTTTACTGGGCGATGCGCAGGGTACTCAGATCGACGCCGATTTGGTTGAACACCGCGACAAGCTCCGATCCATTGCTCGGCGTGTACGCCATCTCGGGGTTGGTGGCGCAGTTGCGCAGCAGCGTGCGAGTGACGTTGTCATCGATGCCGAAGGCGACCGTATAGATCAGAATTCCGTCCGCCTTGACGTTGGTGCAGGCTTCCAGCGTGCGATCGTTCATCCTGGCGACCAGGGTGCTGGTGCTTCTCGTGGGCGGGCCAAGCCGGCCGTTGCGGGCATATCCAAACGCCGAATACATGGACATATTCGGGGAATTTTTCCCGCGATGGGTGTTGGCACCGTCGGTCATCAGCACAATGGCCTTGATCCAATCCCTGTCGTTGCTCGGGACGCCCTCCGTGAACGGCTCTTTATTCGAGATGACGCGCCAACCCCACATCACGCCTGACTGGATGTTGGTCATGCCGTTGGCATCCATTCGGTCGAGCGCGGCCGTGATGACAGACTTGGTGCTCGTCAGCGGCGTGATTGGAGTCGTGGTACAGTTGTGGTTGGGCCCGTAGTCGCCACTCGCGCGGACGCCGGAATAATACTTGTCGACATTCATCTGGGCTTCGTCCCAGGTCATGCTCGACCCCGAGCAGCTGCTGCGCCTTCTACGACCACCTCCACTACTGGGATCGTCGCAAAGATAGTTGTTCTCGGCGGCGCTCTCATCGTCCGGCTCGTCGGGCGCGAACATGGGTACGAAATAGGATGCCGGATCGCTCGGCGCCGGCGTGGTGTCCTGCACATCGAGCGGATAGGGCCGCATTTCGACGCAGCCTGCCCAATCGGCATTGGCGATGTTGTCGTAAATGTCGAAGCGGCTGACGTTTTCATCGAAATTTTCGCTATGGACGGGCGAGATGCCGGTCGAATCGATCCACGAGGCGTTGCGGTATCCGGAGCCGACATTGACCGACGCGGCGAAGGGAGCGATGCCAACCTTCACCGCCTCGCTGACGGATTCCCCTTTGAAAAAAACCTCGACCAGATTGTC from the Hyphomicrobiales bacterium genome contains:
- a CDS encoding O-acetyl-ADP-ribose deacetylase translates to MLVLEVLTGDITKLAVDAIVNAANTSLLGGGGVDGAIHRAAGPGLAEECRRLGGCPTGEARLTSGHRLPARYVIHTVGPVWRGGTSKEDDLLASCYRSSLSLAVENGLASVAFPAISTGAYRFPSRHAATVAVGAVRGYLIDAKAPPRVIFCCFNEESARLHREALAEDG
- a CDS encoding pilus assembly protein — encoded protein: MTAAKSLLKALAAQLSRLSTDRSGNIATMFAILIIPMIAMIGSAIDYSNAYRTKLRVQEALDATSLAVNRSIGERSTEELQDLAQEMFANNLSLKHTATLASIDIQGDERIVTLQADGEVNTFFMSLFGIDKMNFSAMSQTVTGTRKFEISMVLDNSGSMAGSKIRDLRTAADNLVEVFFKGESVSEAVKVGIAPFAASVNVGSGYRNASWIDSTGISPVHSENFDENVSRFDIYDNIANADWAGCVEMRPYPLDVQDTTPAPSDPASYFVPMFAPDEPDDESAAENNYLCDDPSSGGGRRRRSSCSGSSMTWDEAQMNVDKYYSGVRASGDYGPNHNCTTTPITPLTSTKSVITAALDRMDANGMTNIQSGVMWGWRVISNKEPFTEGVPSNDRDWIKAIVLMTDGANTHRGKNSPNMSMYSAFGYARNGRLGPPTRSTSTLVARMNDRTLEACTNVKADGILIYTVAFGIDDNVTRTLLRNCATNPEMAYTPSNGSELVAVFNQIGVDLSTLRIAQ